The Apus apus isolate bApuApu2 chromosome 1, bApuApu2.pri.cur, whole genome shotgun sequence nucleotide sequence TTGAAAAGTTCTTTGaactttgtttggttttgtttcctgttagcttttgatttttttatatcatGATCGAAGTAAGAGGGCAAAGACTAAGCACCGAGGCTGAGCCTCCTGTATGTGTGCTTTACCTATCAATAACTTAGAACCCTGTATTTGGCAATTTTAATATTGCTCTGGTAGCTCCTGGCTTTCAAGAGAGCAGAGTTTGAGCATCTCATGAAAATAACTGTTTCAGGGTTCGTTTCACAGGCCACCTGTGATAATTGCTTCTACAATCTTGGCATTTTCTTTCAACTGCAAGATGATCGCCTACTTTCTTTCAAAGATTTCCAATTTGGAATCAAGCTGATTTGTTAAGGATGCTACATGCAAATTTACTGTTTACCCTTCTTATAAATACTTCCTACTTGTCTGTATTCAGGCGACAAACTCGTCATAgctaaaataattcctttcagGATGCTCAACAAGTTTCTAGTACATACATAGTAGCTCAttgttgcaaaaaaatatttgtgatcAATTGCGGTGACGTTTTCAGAGGGCCCCTACTATTAATATTGCATGGTGCTTACTGCAGAATTGTATTtttgaaagagagaaattactttttttaatgcGGAACACGTGACATTAAATAATAGCTTCAGCAGGTgcactgctggcagggcagaACTCTGCTCATCACTTCCAGATTTTCAGCACTTAGGAGTGTTGTGTAATAAGCTTATTAAACTTTCATTGACAGTCCTTTGATCTTTTCTCAATTTAATTTAGAAGTACTAATTGttcactgtaaatattttaatgttataaAAGGCTAAACTTCACTTCCTGCTTTATCAAAGGGCTGCTGGAGTGATATAGTAGGAAGACGTTATTCCCTGCTTGCTTGTATTCTTCTCAGTGCACTGGGTTACTTCCTTCTTGGAACATCCACCACTGTGTTCCTCTTTGCCATTTCTAGAGTCCCTGTAGGTGAGTAAACACTTCGCATTTTCCAGTTTGAATTCCCTGTAGTCTCAGCTTGAGACTTACTACTAGAGAAATCATGATGCTACATAGCATCATCatacagcagcaccagctgaaCCCTAGTAATGGAAGTATCTCTACAAATAATTcttgtaactttttttctgaaaataatttaaaatgaatgCTCAAAAACTGTCAGAGCTTTTGTACCACCTTGAGTGGCTGAATTTTTTCAGGTCTGCAGCAGTTCCTTGAAAGAGGCTGTTGTATGGTTAGTCATAGTGGGTGCAAAATGCACCAGGTCACTGCTGGAAATCTTGGCCTGCAGTTACAGTGCAGAATGGAATGATatgtgcattattttttttttctcatgctgaAAATATACCTGAAAGGGTTACTACAAAATTGGGCTGAAATTTTAGTTTGCTGCTTCAACAGaatatttctgttctgcaaAAGGCATATATGTTTGCAGCACTGAAACTATGTTTGTGCCAAGGTTTGTATCAGAGCTTTTATAATAGCTGAACACATTTTGCATATATTCTGATATAATAAGCATTGCTATTGCTGTGAACACATCTACTAAAGGGCATTTTTACGGCCTTATGGTCTCAATTTTGCAACCGTCTGTATTTTTGAACTGTTTATATTAGTTCTTTAAAGACGATTTGCTAATTAATTATTTGGTTAATATTTAATGACTTATCTGAGGTAATACTTTTTAATGAATGCTAACCGCACTGCCCTGGtcagagggaaggagcagagaagaTTACATTATTAGTATTTCTGCAGTATGTTCTGTGCTCTTCTTTGGCGTTTTCTTCTGTTCATCCTTGAACAGCCAGGATGATGGTCATGGCCCAACGTGCTGCATGACTGTAGCGTTGAATGATTTGTGGTTTATGGAAtcttaaaaatagattttgagCTTTGCTATTTCACATAGCTTctggcttttaaaatcttttggaAGGACTGAtacatgtttgctttttaacttACGTTGCAGGTATTTTCAAACACACCCTCTCCATCTCTAAAGCCCTGCTTTCTGACCTGGTTTCTGAGAGAGACCGTCCTTTAGTCATGGGACGCTTCAATGCAGCCTCCAGCGTGGGCTTCATTCTGGGGCCTGTCATTGGTGGCTACCTTACAGAGTTGGAAGGTGGCTTTTATCAAACATCTTTCATCTGTGCCTCTATCTTCCTTCTGAATGCTGGTAAGTTGTATGTTATATTTTGGATCTTGGGTCCCTTCATTCATTGCTTTTGTGCTTTTATGCAATTTGTAATGCCTGGAATTCGTAGTGTGTTTATCCTCTATGGCATATATGTCCTGTATACTGATAGCAAGTACCATTTCAGTTTGAGCCTGTGTAGAAGGGTGGGAATTTTGGAACAGTTAACCTCCAgatgtttctcctttttattgTATATATGACTTTTACATTCAGACACAGGAATGGGAATTTTTCATGTACCCAGAGGTGAAGATTAGAAATCAGAATTTTGGCTTTAGCCTTTAGATTTGTTTATATGTGGCAGAGGTGTCAcctcagtgttttctttcctggtttttacagcatttaaaaTTGAACTCGTAACACTAGACTTAATCTTCATAATTTTTGAATTAAAATGATTAGTAAAGTCCTTTTTTGAATGTTGATGTTTACACTAAGTGAACTGTTACAACCTGACTGATGCCTTCTGTGTAAAGTTAATGCATTGAATGAAATCAGGTAATTTCTTGATCTGTGTAGGTCTGGTCTGGTTGTTACCTTGGAGCGAAGAACATACTGGCAGTATGGAACATCAACAAGGCAGCAAAGGAACAGACAGTTTCTCAGCAAAAGCAAATCGTGACCTGCACTTGAAGTCAGCCTCTAATGGAACTGTGGCAAGCAATAGTCTTTTCCAGTCTCCGTGGATTCAAGTTGCAACAGTGCTGAAGAGGATTAAAGGAATTGCGTGCTCTGATCTGTGGGATATATTTTTAGTGCGGTTGCTGATGTCTGTTGCCATACTGCTCTACTACAGTAATTTTAGTCTGGCCTTGGAGGAGAGATTTGGGGTGAAACCCTTGTTCGCTGGATACTTAATGAGCTATAGCAGTGCACTTGGAGTGCTGGCTGGTTGTCTGCTTGGACCAATAACAAGACTGTATCAACACAACACTTACAGACTTCTGTTGCACTCCAGCACTCTTACCTGCACCTTGATTCTCCTGTATGCATCAGCACTGAGCATATGGGTGATCATTTTGTCTTCCACATTCTTAGCCTTTTCAACTACTATAGGTCGTACCTGCATCATTGATCTCGAATTGACCATGGGTGGGAATGAGGCCAGTGGTACGCTCCTAGGTGTTGGACAGTCTGTGACATCAGTGGGGCGTATAGTTGCCCCTCTCCTTGCTGGAATTGCTCAGGAGTTCAGTCCTTGTGGCCCTCCAAGTCTAGGGGTTGGACTAGCTTTAGTAGCAATTCTGATCATGAAtgtgaacaaacaaaaatactgtaGCCACGGAAATGTTAAGTTAAAAAATCAATAGCTGCAGAGTTGGGTTACAGGAGAGGCAAAGTGAATCAACCTGGCATGATGCTTACACCTGCCAGACTTGTGCAGTAGTAACGGGATCTTTTAAAAGGACGCATTATGTCCACATGGAGGCAAGTGcacataaatatttctgctgcagGGATATTAATTCTAGACAAATGTTATTCTAACCGGTGCCACTAGAAAACCTGTGAGAGGGACAGGTGTTGTACTAGCTGGGATTCTTTAATGGATTTTTAACctttttggagggaaaaaaagaattaaatacaCAAATCGCGCTTGTAGCTCACATTTGAGATGGTGTTTAGATTTATAGATtattaaaagacagaaatttattgttattatttaatCAGTggtgaatttttattatttagtcAGAAGAAGAATTTGCAATATAGCGCATTAGCTTTAATTTCTTATGCTGTGGTCTGCTGTCATTTGTCTGTTGTGATAGTAGCTTAATTAACAAGAGTATTTGCTTTTTGTGATTTTGTTAAGCATACTTAACAACACTTGTTGCAGAGTAATTAGGCACCATTCTATTAGGTAGCCATCCAAGCCCTGCTGACTCCTGTTTTTTCCAGGTAACAGAAGTAGGTATATGCTAACTTCATGTATTAAAAGGCCTAAAATGGACAATTTTAGAATAAGATGAAGTCATTCAGACTGAAACTGAGAATGAACATACGCTTTATTGAAACTTGACCTGGTGGCTTCTGTTTAGTAATAATTTCTACTGAGCAAATTtgtgataaattatttaatatttcctgTGCAATTTTTCTACCTtcattttaagaataaatttgCTTCTTAATTCTTTGACTGCAAAGGTGTGTTGAAGCAACTAGCAGTAGTTCACGGATCTGGAGTAAGGCACCTCTGGAGGCAAAAATGATGTTACAGTGACAAAAACTTTATATGTTGGTATTCTAATCTTCATTTGTTTGCAGTGCTTAACTAATGAGAGGTTACTCTCAGAGGTTTACTGGGAGTTGTAGCACTCTCATGCTATTTTACTGTTCAAGCTTATATTATTTACCACTCACCACTGTTTGCATTTCACTTAAAACATacaaaacatgtattttgcaCTGATATACTGATAACATTCCAAATACTTTTCCCAGTATTATGTAATGAAAGTACCAAGTCAGCTATATAtaattgttgggttttgttttgtttttatattaagAACAATTTAGTTACCTCCTTGAACACATCTGGGCAAATAGTGTTGCTGCTTCAGGAGAATCATAGATGCTGGTTTAcgttttttaaattttttcttcttctttaccTTTTCCAGTGCCTGCTAGAATTTAAAACTTTGATGAAACCTCAGTGATTCCAATGGCAGTACCATGGGAATACGTAGAGAACTCTGAGTTGGTTTAATATTATATATTGACACAATGAATGTGTGTCTTTCTAGCACTATGATTTCAGTACATATCCTCAGAGTTCCATATTGTTATAACCTGTGTTTCATTTCTCTCTAGGAACCTGAGGCATTTTCAAGTGTCTTGTCTTTTCTTGTCTTGCTTGGTAGATGCCAAGAAAACATTCTTGTCCTaaatttcctctttcctttctttgcattttttttttatttttttttttttacacctaAAACCATACTTCTGTAAGTAACAGACTTCTGTTTTGCAACTATAGCAAGGAGTGAAGGAAAAGGGTAGGTAAAAACCCTCAAAAATTACTGTGTCTGAAAAATTTAGTATACTTGTTGGATTATATGAGGTAACAGGTAAAATTTACCATCTAAGTAGCTGCGCTGATTAAAGCTGAATTCTCTAAACACCATAAAATTCAGTTTATACTAACATGTACAgctggttgatttttttttttccacttttccacttataaaaacctaaaaatttTGCTGGCTTTGTTTATacataagtgaaaaaaaatgtgcttgcCACaatcagcaaatatttttcttctgttttgaaaaacaggtCTCCCTATAtggtaaataaaaatgaaattaagtaaTTGAATTGAGAAATCTGTGGAAGGGCTGTGGTCTCAGAGACATGTTGCAACTGATGTTACAGGAGAAAGGCTTTTACTTGTATGCCAAAGTGATTTCTGGTGTGCTGCAgaaacatttattc carries:
- the MFSD9 gene encoding major facilitator superfamily domain-containing protein 9; translation: MPRAAAAAGRMEGEEEGDGGRAATGSPAAAAAAAAASRRFVRCLYAVGFLDLFGVSMVVPLMNLHIKSLGASHTVAGIIGSLYGIMQLFSSTFVGCWSDIVGRRYSLLACILLSALGYFLLGTSTTVFLFAISRVPVGIFKHTLSISKALLSDLVSERDRPLVMGRFNAASSVGFILGPVIGGYLTELEGGFYQTSFICASIFLLNAGLVWLLPWSEEHTGSMEHQQGSKGTDSFSAKANRDLHLKSASNGTVASNSLFQSPWIQVATVLKRIKGIACSDLWDIFLVRLLMSVAILLYYSNFSLALEERFGVKPLFAGYLMSYSSALGVLAGCLLGPITRLYQHNTYRLLLHSSTLTCTLILLYASALSIWVIILSSTFLAFSTTIGRTCIIDLELTMGGNEASGTLLGVGQSVTSVGRIVAPLLAGIAQEFSPCGPPSLGVGLALVAILIMNVNKQKYCSHGNVKLKNQ